ACTTACTGGCTTTATCCTTTTCATCGGCCTGGTCACTTTTTTCAGATGATTTATCTTTGTCATTATTTTTATCGTTATCCCCGGACTTATCATCTTTAGCTGTCTTATCCGACTTAGCAGAATCATCGTCTGTATCAACTTCATAATCATTTTCAGCGTTATAGTCTTCAAAGTCGCCGTCTTCATAAACTACGGTATCGTCTTTTACTACTTCTACGCCCGTCAAAGCTTTATTATCGGCAGATTTTTTATCATCTTTGACATTACTATTGTTCGAGTTATTATTTGACATGATTTATAGTCCTTGTATAGTTTTGAATAAAATATTAGTTTGAAATATTACTTATAATTCATACTAGGCCAAGGCATTCTTTTAAGCAATGGATAGATATAAATCTACCCTGTAAGCTCTACAGAATAAAACATTGTAGTAATTAGATTTTCTCAAATGTTATTTAAGATAAAACTAGTTTCATCTATTATTCTATTGAGCCAAGTGCGCTGCTTCTAATTGAGCAACCTGTTGTTCAAGCAGTTGAATTTGTTCTGCCTTCATCTCAGTTAATTGTTTATTCATCTGTATTCGCTCAGTGACCAACATCTCTTGTTCGCTTAAACGCAGCGACTCATCTTTTAGACGATCAATTTCTTCTTTCGCCAAGCTATCTGTTAGGGGTAAAGGGGAGTTGATGATTGCAGTAGGGTCGAGAGCGTTATCACCTATGCTAGCGATATTAGGGCTAATTTCGTCAGCCCTTTGTGTTTGGTCTGCTGGTGTAGGCGCTGTTTGTGTAGAAGTTGTCTGAGTCGTTATTGACGGAGAAGAAGGAGGAGTTTGGGATAATGGACGCAGCCAAATCCAATAACTGATAATGATTAAAACTAATAATAGTACTAATAGAATCAAAGTTTTTTGCCCTTTATTGCTGTTAGGGACGGGATTCGAGGCTCTGGTCATATCAGAGCTAGGGTTGGCTTTAGTATTTTTCATGCAGGGTCAGTTTATATTAGAATAAAGTCTTTCTACTATAGCAAACCCAAAAACAAAAGCCTATCTTAAAGATAGGCTTTTGATTAATAAAATTAAAGATTATTTCAAGCTAAGATTGGTTGCTTTTAATGCTTAAACTTGACCGTGCCACTAGTACCGGTAGTCATGGCATCACGAGCTAATTGATCCTCGAGATGATTTTTTGCACTAATAGCGTCAGGATCGGGGCGATGCTCATAATGTCCGCACTGAGTACATTCGATATATTCATCAGGCTCAGGCTTCACAATATTGACTTGTACTACAGCATCTATAGCCTGACATTTAGGACAGCTTACCCCCGCAAGGAACCGTCTTTTTGGTCGCTCAGATTGATAACGCATTAGCCAACCTCTTGTGTGTTTTGATCATTAGCGGCCCTATGGTCTGCAGCGTTGTCAAAGCCGCTATGACGTAGTAGTGCATCGATGCTGGCACTGCGACCACGGAATCTCTCAAAGTTAGTCTTAGCAGGCAGGCTACCACCAACTGATAAGATAGTCTCTCGAAACGCTTTACCTGTTACTGGGTTAAAGATACCTTCTTCCTCAAATTTACTAAAGGCATCGGCGGATAATAACTCCGCCCATTTATATGAATAATATCCTGCAGCATAACCGCCGGCAAAGATATGACTAAAGCCATTAGCAAAGCGATTATAGTCGGGCGTTGGCATCAGGGCGACATCTTGGCGGACTTCATCCAAAGTAGCTAGGATGCCCTGATAGTCAAGCGCTGGGGTATGCGCATGAATAAGCAGATCAAATAAAGCAAACTCGATTTGACGTAAAGTCTGCATACCGCTTTGGAAGTTTTTGGCGGCAAGTAAAGCATCAAGCTTGTCTTTAGGTAAAGGCTCACCGGTTTCGACATGGCTACTTATAAGCGCAATGCCTTCAGCATCCCACGCCCAGTTTTCCATAAATTGGCTGGGCAGCTCAACGGCGTCCCATTCAACGCCATTAACGCCAGCGACGTCACCAACGCTCACTTGGGTTAGCAGATGATGCAGACCGTGCCCAAACTCATGAAACAAGGTTAATACTTCGTTATGAGTGAGTAAGCTGGGTTTACCGTCTAAGGCTGGGGTGAAGTTGCCCACCATAAAGCAGACGGGTAACTGCTCATAGCCTTCTGTATCATGGCGATAGCGTGCCTGAAAGCCGCTCATCCAAGCGCCGCCGCGTTTACCACTGCGCGCAAATAAGTCAAAGTAAAAACCACCGATTAGACTGTCATCGCTATCAAATAATTGATAAAAGCGTACGTCGTCATGCCAGCTTGAAACTGAATTATCATTAGCCTCTTTACTAGAAGTCTTTTGCTCTTTGACCTTGATATCGTATAAACGCTCAACAATGGCAAATAGCCCATCGATAACTTTTGGCAATGGAAAATAAGGACGGATTTCTTCTTGTGATAAGCTGAATTTGCTTTGTTTTATTTTTTCAGCAAGATAAGCATTATCCCAAGGTTGCAGCTCAGCTATATCATAGTCTTTTGCGCATTGTTGCAGCTGCGCTAAGTCTTCTTTCGCTGTTGGCGTAGCTTGTTCAGCCAGATTACGTAAAAAGCTTTCAACCTCCGAGACACTGTCCGCCATCTTGGTAGATAACGATACCTCAGCATAATTCTCAAAACCTAATAGCTGGGCTTTTTGTTCACGCAGCTCTAAGATAGCGCTCATGATTTCAGCGTTGTTCAACGGCTCACCTTTACTATTGGTATGAGCATCAAACTCTGATGCTCGAGTGACAAAAGCGCGGTATAAGGTTTCTCGTAGCTCACGATTATCAGCGTAAGTCATCACGGCTAGATAGACTGGAATATTTAAGGTTGCGACGTAATAAGGCGTAGGCAAGGCATCAACCTGGTCTTGGGTAAGCTTAGCGTCTTTAAGCTGACACTCTTTATATTGCTCACCGGCGTCTGCTAGTAATGCTAAGCCACTTTCAGTCAAACCAGCCAACTGTTCTGGCTTTAGAGGTAAGTTAAAAGCTTGAGTGGCATCCAATATATTGTCTGAAAAAGTCGCTGACAAGGTCGATAGTTGACTCTGAATAGCAGCAAACTTATCTTGTTCAGATTTTGGCAAGGCGACGCCAGAGAGCTCAAAGCTCTGTATAGCCAGCTCAATCGCTCGCGCTCGTGCAGGCTCAAGCTGAGCAAAAAAGTCCTCATTATTCACAATCGCTTGATAACGACTAAAGAGCGGCTGATGTTGACCGACACGAGTGCTATAGGCAGACAATGTAGGCAATAGCTCGTGATGAACATGGCGAATATCATCATTGTTCATTACACTATTGAGGTGTGAAATAATGCCCCAACTGCGATCAAGCGCTAAATTAATATGATCAAATGCCATTATATCTGCCAGCGCTTGCTCAGCATCTATAGAGCCATCATTAGTATCTGTAGATGAAGACATTTTATCTAAAAAGGTGCTGGCTTGCTCGATAGCCGTAAGCACTTGAGTTTGTAAGTCACTAGGATTTGCAGCTGCAAAATCAACCAGATGTAGATTTGATTCAAGAGTAGTCATAAAGATATCCATAGTCGTGAATGGCAAATTATTATGTATTAAATTATTGTCCAAGAATAAAGGCAGACAAAGTCTCAATGTTAAGCACAAGGTTAGGCACAATGAAAAACTCAAGCTTAACGAATTTGCTGCAAGTTCTATAAAAGATGGGTCTGCTTTGATACAAATACAAGCCAAGTTCCGTTAGTAATACTCAATAATAGAGATTAGTAATTATATTCTGTAGACTATCAGCAGCGGGTTATTATTATAGATAGAATCAAAAATCCCACTCACTATCTTCTTTTGCTACGCTTACAAAGCGCTATCATTTGCTTGCAAAGCAACCATACAGCTTTTGGAGTATAACTGTTATTATAATAATAATAAGAACAGTCATGCAGGTCTTAATAAGCATGGCGATTAATAAAGGCTTTTTTTATTATATTATTTTTGTATTATATTAAAAGTCAGTTAGAGTAAAACAAATTAAGGAGAATTATATGAAAGCAACGCTTAAGAGTTTACGTGAGACCAAAGCTAATCCAGCGGTAAGTATCTTTGTTAAAACTCATCGTGAGCATCCTGCCAACGATCAAGATCCAATCGCTTTAAAAAACCAATTAAAAGTAGCTGAAGAGCGTATAACCAACGAGTATGATAAGCGTACCGCTACTACTATTTTAGAAAGTATCCATGAAAAAACTAAAGATTTAGATCATAACTATAATCTGGATACATTGGCTATTTTTGCTAGTACTGATGATGTAAAAGTCGTGCGTATGCCAATTGATACTACTGAGCGCGTAGTCATTTCAGATCGTTTTGCTACTCGTGACTTGGTACGTGATATGGCAAGTGCTGTCCACTACTATACCGTAGTGCTAACTCGCGATATGGCTCGCCTGATTGAAGCTTCTAATGATCGCGTTATTAAAGAGTATGATCAGCACGATGATGCGCAGAATAATATGGAAAATATCGCTTTTCCTATTGAAAATAATAGCTTATATACTACCGGTGATGCAGGTTCTGACCGCTCAGCCAATAAAGAGGACAGTTACTTAAATGAATTCTTTAACCAAGTAGATAAAAGCGTTCAAGAGTTGTGGGGTGAGCATAGATTGCCGCTGGTTGTCGTTGGTGATGCTCGTAATATCAGTTATTACCAAGCCGTTTGTGACCGTCCAGACAATATCATAGCTACCGTTTCAAACTTAACTTATTTAGAAGATGGTAGTGCCCAGCATATCATTGATGGGGTGCAAGAAGCGGTAGAAGGTTATCGTACTTCACTACATGAGTCTGCACTTAGTGAAATCGAAAAAGCACGTGGTACAGATATGTTACGTACTGACTTGCAAGAAGTATATCGTGCTGCTTTCCAAGGTGCCGGTGAAACACTCTATGTTCGCCGTGGTTATATGCAGCCTGCTAAGATCGATGAAAAAGCGCAAACGTTGGCTTTTGCTGATGATCCAGCCGCTGACGGTGTAACCGATGATGCGATTGGCGAGATCATTGAGCATGTCATGCACAATGGTGGTGAAGTTGTCTTTATGCCACAAGAGATTATGAGTGAAGATCAACCAATTGCTCTAGTTACTCGCTATTAATTATTAGCATAACCACAGTGACACATGAGTAGACAATAAGAGCATTGGTTCGTCATGAGCCAATGCTTTTTTTATCAGCCAAACCCTATTATAGTTGCCAATCATACATCAAGATCATTACGATACTGGCTATCAATAGCGACTATCATGTGTTTAGATAGCTTTTATATTGACTCTTTCTAACCCTCAGTGAATTACTAAATTTATGACTAATACCACCTCTTTTGTTTTAACCAGCTATAACATTCATAAGGGCATGTCGCCTATGAATCGCCGAGTAAAGATGCAAGGTATTGCAGAAGCGCTTGAAACTGTTGGCTCGGATGTGTTGTGTCTACAAGAAGTGCAAGGGCAACACCTAAGGCGCAATGTGCAATATAACGAGTATCCCGACCAATCGCAGCATGAGTGGTTTGGAGAATATTTGCAGCTCCAAGACAGTTATGGCAAAAATTCAGAATATGAGAATGGTCATCATGGTAATGCTGTTTTGAGTCGTTTTCCACTAGATCCCAAGCACAATGTAAATATCACCGTGAATAGGCTGGAGCAGCGGGGGGTTTTACATTGTGAAGTGCAGCCCATTGGCTGGGATGTGCCGGTGGTGATTCTATGTGCACATTTAAATCTGTTTGAACGCGATCGTATTAAACAGTATCAGGCGATTACTGATTATGTAGAGAATGAAATTACACCTGATCAGCCACTAATACTCGCGGGTGATTTTAATGATTGGAAAAAGATGTCTTGTGACAAACTAGCAGACAATTTAGATATGATAGAAGCTTTTAAACACTGTCACGGTAAGCTGTTACCCACTTTTCCAGCTAAACTGCCGGTATTGAGCTTAGATCGAATTTATGTGCGTAATTTAGTGGTCGAAGACGCTTGGGTGCATAACGGCAAGCCCTGGTCAACACTCTCAGATCATCTGCCTCTCAGTGCGAAGCTGGCTTTGGCTTAATATCTAAAGTGAAGGAAAGGTGCGCAAAAATATAATAATGCAGCTACTGGATAGGCTGCAAGATAATTCTATAAAGCAGAACTATAAAAAATCCATAGAAGTAGTAAGTAAAAAAGTATAAGGAGATCAAACCATGACTAATAATACTAATGAACAACTACCAACCACTCAGCACGCTGTAGTCATCCGTGAATTCGGCGGGCCGGAGGTTATGAGTTATGAAGGCGAGGTCGAAATGCCAACGCTTGATCAGGATCAAGTATTGGTAAAAGTAGCTTATGCTGGCATCAATCCTGTCGAATATAAAACCCGCCAAGGAAAAGGCTGGGGCGCTGATTTGATCCAGAAAAACAACTTTGATCAAAATAAACCCGCTATTTTAGGCTTTGATGTGGCAGGCACGGTGGTCAAAAGTAATAGTAATAAGTTTAAAACTGATGACCAAGTGGCAGCGCTTAGCTTTGATGGTGGCAGTTATGCTGAGTATGTGGCGGTCGATGCCAAGCTATTAGCAAAAGTACCCGAAAATCTCACGTTAGAACAAGCAGGTGCCCTTCCTTGTGTGGGTCAAACGGCACTCCAGTTTGTAGATTTTGCAGCTATTGAAAAAGGCGATCACGTAGTTATGAACGCTCCAGCAGGCGGTGTTGGTCAATTGGTGATTCAATTGCTGATGGAAAAAGTAGCCATAGACGATATCAAAGTCAGCGTTATTTGCTCGCCTGATAAGTACGATAAGCTAGACAAATTTATAGATAAAAGTAAGTTATCAGGTTGGATTGATTATACTAAAGATGAAGAATTCCCTGATTTGCAAGCGGATGTGCTACTGGATTTGGTCGGCGACGATGCCGGTGTACGTGCGCTTAGCCTGTTAAAGTCAAATGGTCGTGTATTGGTGCTACCCTCAATTTGGGTGGATAAGCTCAAAGAGGCGGGCGCTAATAAGGATCTTAAAGTAGAAGGCTTTAGGGTTGAGCGTAGTGGTCAATCTATGGCAGAGGTTTTACGGAAAGTCGCTGATGGCAAACTTAAATTGCATATCCAGCAAACCTTTCCTTTAGCCGAAGCCGCTGCTGCCCATACCGAACTGCAAAAAGGCAGCACGTTTGGCAAGATAGTTTTAAAAGTTAGCTAAGGTAAATGGGATTAGACAGTTAGCATCTGCCGAAAGGTAAGGCTGATTCGGCCTTGGTTGACTTTAGCGGTCTTGGTGATGGTGTGTTTCCAAAAACTTTGGGTCACGCCATGCATGACGATAAGTTGACCTGACTCAAGATAAAGCTCGACTTTATCTTGAGTTTTTTTATGCTTAAAGACAAATTTACGGGTAGCACCCAGAGATAAAGAGGCGATAATCGGCTGTTCGCCTAATTCCTTTTCATCATCGGCATGATAGCCCATGCCTTCGCTTCCTGAAGGATAATAATTCAATAAACAGGAATTAAAATCAGCAGTAATACCGATATTTGAGAGTTTTTGCTCGACAACCTGTTTCACGTGAAACACAGTATCTGACCATGGAATGGCTTGGCGTGAATGACCCGAGTAATAATAGCTAAGGTCATCAGCACCCATCCATACGATTTGACGTTTGGTCACATGAGTTTTGCCAAATAAGGTGACGATATCAGGCTGCCAAGGAAGCTGACATAGCAAAGCTTGATAAAGGTTTGTAGAGTCATCGATGATAACTCCTAAATCATTTACTTCGCCGTCATAGGGCATTAAATTGTCAGTCGGCTTAGGAGCAAAAAGGTCAGTCATAATAAAGTTCACAGGCTGTGGTGATACAGCTTATGAATAATATTAGCGCATTGTTTGGGTGCTTCCATCGGTAGTAAATGACCATAGTCGGACAAGGTTATGAGACGATTACTCGGTACAACCCCTTGCCAGCTACGGCGTACTTTAACGCTATTGAACACCGAGGGCTTACCCAGTACTAGCGTATAAGGCAGGTTAGTTTTATTAAGCTGTTTTAGAGCATTAGTGATATAAGGGGTGCCAAAATAGCTGGCTAACTCAAATTCAGGTTCAAATAACAGGGAGTAGCGACCCTCATCTTTTTTAACTAAGCTGTTGTTTGCAAAGGTATATAAATGCTCATCACTGATACGCCTAAAAGCACGCAGTTTGCGCAAATACTTATAATAATCGTCAACACTATCCCAATTGATTTGTTTGTTGCGTGTACTTTTAAAAGGTTCTTGGGTCATCAACAGGCTCCGCGGTGTATTACCATATACAAATGCTTGGGCTTTGGTAAAGGTGACAGGATCAATTAGATACAGCTGCGAAAACAAATCAGGACGTTTAGCCGCTGCTATAGCTGTAGCACTTGCGCCTTGAGAATGACCAATACCAATGACGGGTTTGTCTTGCGTCTGCTCTAAAAATTCAATCAGCGTATCTGCATCTTGCTTGCGGGTCATGATTTTATCGGTTGGCTTGTCATACCAGTAGCCGCGCATAGCTAGAGAGCTAAGCTGCATCTCCGCTGCCAACTCCTTTAATAAAGGCTCGTAAGTACCGACGGTAAAACCGTTACCGCCATAAAAATGTGCAGGCGGATTTTTGCTCTCGCTACCAGTATCAGTATCTTCAATTAAGCTTGATAAGTCATAATAACGGGCTTGTTTGTCATTAATAATGATACTTTTTGCCAAGTCTTCCATGATAATAGAACCTTCCTTTTCTAATGTTATAGAACTATTCAGAATCCCCTAAGAATCCACCACTTTGACGCCGCCACAAGCCAGCATAAACCCCTTTTAGTGCTAGCAGCTCTTCATGACTGCCTTGCTCAATAATTCGACCTTGATCCATAACTACCAGTCTATCAAGGGCGGCAATGGTTGAGAGCCGGTGAGCGATAGCAATGACCGTTTTGCCAGTCATAATATCATTTAGGCTCTCGGTAATAGCGTATTCAATTTCAGAGTCCAGCGCACTGGTGGCTTCGTCCAATAGTAGAATAGGGGCGTTTTTTAGCATAACTCTTGAGATGGCTATACGTTGACGTTGACCACCAGATAGCTTGACTCCGCGCTCACCCACTTGGGTATCAAGCCCAGTATTACCCTTATCGTCATATAAATCTTTGATAAAGTCCCAAGCCTGCGCTTGCTTGGTGGCATGGATAATCTCCTCATCAGTGGCATCAGGACGACCATAAGCAATATTTTCACGCACGGTGCGATGTAGCAGTGAAGTGTCTTGGGTCACCATACCAATTTGCTGACGTAGAGAGTCTTGAGTGACCTCGTCAATGGCTTGACCATCGATATATATTTTACCTTTATCGACATCAAAGAAACGCAGCAATAGATTTACCAAAGTTGATTTGCCAGCGCCTGAGCGTCCAACTAAACCAATCTTTTCACCCGGTTTGATATCTAGATAAAAGTTATCTAATAGCTTGACGGATAAAGGATTAAGCGCCGTTTGATCAATATTAACCTCATCGATTTTCTCGCCCTCTAAACTATCCGCATCCTGTTCGTTCTCGTAGCTAAAATCAACGTGGTCAAAGACGATATGCCCATCGGTAACTTCTAACGCAGACGCATTGGGCTTATCAACGATAGTTTGCGGTGCCGATAGTGTACGCATACCATCTTGAACGGTCCCGATGCTCTCGAATAGGCTAGCGGTTTGCCACATAATCCAGCGAGTCAGACCATTTAAACGCAGCGCCATAGCAGTGGCAGCAGCAATAGCACCCACGCCTACAGCGCCTTGTTGCCATAGATACAGACCAATACCCGCTGTACCACTGACTAAGATAACGCTAATCATATGCGTACAAATCTCAAGGCGGCTGACCCAGCGCATTTGCGCATGCACGGTTCCCAAAAACTGTCCCATGGCATTTTTGGCATAACCGAGCTCGCGGCGTGAATGACTAAATAATTTAACCGTCATAATATTGGCGTAGGCATCCGTGATACGCCCGACCATTAGCGCACGAGCATCGGCTTGTACAATAGCGGTACGTTTTAATTTAGGGATAAAAAACCATATTGCAAAAGCGACCAACACAAACCAAACCACAAAGGGAATGAGCAATAAGCTGTCTAAATTAAATAAAATAATACCAGTGGTTAAAAAGTAAACCGTCACATACATGAACATATCAGTGACGGTCATTACGGTATCTCGTACCGCTAAGGCGGTTTGCATGACCTTGGCGGATACCCGCCCGGAGAATTCATCTTGGTAAAACTGCATGGATTGTCCTAGCATGCGTTGATGAAAACGCCAGCGCATCTGCATAGGAAACACCCCTTGCAGGGTTTGGAAATGAATAAACGAAGATAAAGCAATCCAAAATGGACTCAAGATCATTACCGCTAGCATCAGTAGCAGCATATCGCCTTTTTCGGCCCAAAGGGTTTCGGGAGTATAAATGCCCAGCCAGTCGACTATATTACCAATCCAAGCAAACAGCATGGCCTCATAAATGCCTATACCGGCTGACAAAATCATGAACAACAGTAACCAGCCACGTAAGCCCTTAGTACATGCCCACAAAAACCTTAGCAAGCCATCACGAGGTGAGGGTAGCGGCATAGGGGTGCTGGGAAAAGCGGGCAGGCGGTTTTCAAAAAAACGAAATAGAGCATTCATAGGCAAAGATAAAATATAATAGTAGTACGTTCTGATAATCGAAACCAATCGTTATCTTGGACTTTTACTTTTGTTATTAGGATGGCTGACTATTTTAACAAACTTCCTAATTATGGCTGCAGGCTAATTGTAATTTAACTATAGCCTAATCTTACTCCTAGCAGTGAGTAATCTAAATAATGCTCACGATACGCTTTAGTCGAAAGATATAGATTGCTGCTAACGAAATACTTTGTTACATTCCATAGTTTGTTTCATTTAATGATTGGATCTTGCTGGCTGTACTGCACTTATATTCAAGGATAGAAAACCATGCTGTATTTAACATTAGCTGTATTATGTAGTGTCGCTGTTTCTGTATTACTCAAAGTATTACGGCAAAAAAATATCGATATTCGTCAGACTATTGTCGCCGGTTATCCAGTCGCCTTTTTGCTCACTTGGATTTTGTTACAGCCTGATATAAGTGGGATAAGCACTCTTGGCAATGTTTGGGTTATCATCATTGCGCTTGGGCTATTACTGCCTGCCGTGTTTGTTGTGCTTGGACGAGCGATTGCTGCCGTAGGTATGGTCGCAACCGATGCCGCTCAGCGTTTATCATTGATTATACCTATCATCGCCGCATTTTTACTATTTGGCGAGGTGCTGACAGCTACGCGTACGTTTGGCTTATTATTAGGGTTTTTAGCTTTAGGCGCACTGGTTTATCGCCCGCAGTCAAATATTACCAACCATAGCAGTAAAAAAACCTTGCAAACTCCGCTTTGGCTGTTTGGAGTCTGGGTAGGATATGGCATTATCGATATTTTATTTAAACAAGTGGCCAAACAAGGTGCCACTTTTCCGCTTACGCTATTTGTCAGTTTCGGGCTAGCGGGTTTATTGTTGTTTATCTACTTGCTCATTACCGGTGTACGCTGGCAGAGTAAGGCGTTGGTAGCAGGCTTGTTACTAGGTGCACTTAATATGGGCAATATTTATGCTTATGTGCGTGCTCATCAAGTGCTTTCTGAATCGCCAAGTATTGTATTTACGGGGATGAACGTGGGGGTTATTACCGTAGCGACTTTGATTGGGGTTGGAGTGTTTAAAGAATCGCTTAATCGGATTAATCTGTTAGGGATAATATTGGCAATTAGCTGTGTGGCAGTATTGTTTTTAGCATAAAGTTCTTGTTACAGTTAACCTGTTATAAAAATAAATAACAATATAACTCTTTTTAACTCGCCTGCCTAGTTTGTTAACTGACTAAGTACAGGTAAACTCGGTATCTTATGCTAGAGTAAACAACAACTAACTTAGCGTATTATTTTAACAGCATATTTTGTATAGGACTACTGTCAGCTACTCTTTTATGAAGAGAGCATGTTATTAAGAAAAGCATAAATTTTATTTACCAATAGAGGATATTTCGATGTCATACGAACAACAACTACAACAAATAAAAAAGGGTTCAGGATTCATTGCTGCGCTTGATCAAAGTGGCGGCAGTACGCCAAAAGCACTAGAGAATTACGGTGTAATGAGCGATGAGTATGATAATGATGAAGCTATGTTTGATTTAGTGCATGAAATGCGCGCCCGTATTATGACTTGTGATGCCTTTGATAACGAGCGTGTTCTGGGCGCTATTTTATTCGAAGATACTATGGATCGTGAAGTTAATGGTAAACCAACCGCCAATTATCTCTGGGAAGATAAGCA
This sequence is a window from Psychrobacter jeotgali. Protein-coding genes within it:
- a CDS encoding YheV family putative metal-binding protein produces the protein MRYQSERPKRRFLAGVSCPKCQAIDAVVQVNIVKPEPDEYIECTQCGHYEHRPDPDAISAKNHLEDQLARDAMTTGTSGTVKFKH
- a CDS encoding M3 family metallopeptidase — its product is MTTLESNLHLVDFAAANPSDLQTQVLTAIEQASTFLDKMSSSTDTNDGSIDAEQALADIMAFDHINLALDRSWGIISHLNSVMNNDDIRHVHHELLPTLSAYSTRVGQHQPLFSRYQAIVNNEDFFAQLEPARARAIELAIQSFELSGVALPKSEQDKFAAIQSQLSTLSATFSDNILDATQAFNLPLKPEQLAGLTESGLALLADAGEQYKECQLKDAKLTQDQVDALPTPYYVATLNIPVYLAVMTYADNRELRETLYRAFVTRASEFDAHTNSKGEPLNNAEIMSAILELREQKAQLLGFENYAEVSLSTKMADSVSEVESFLRNLAEQATPTAKEDLAQLQQCAKDYDIAELQPWDNAYLAEKIKQSKFSLSQEEIRPYFPLPKVIDGLFAIVERLYDIKVKEQKTSSKEANDNSVSSWHDDVRFYQLFDSDDSLIGGFYFDLFARSGKRGGAWMSGFQARYRHDTEGYEQLPVCFMVGNFTPALDGKPSLLTHNEVLTLFHEFGHGLHHLLTQVSVGDVAGVNGVEWDAVELPSQFMENWAWDAEGIALISSHVETGEPLPKDKLDALLAAKNFQSGMQTLRQIEFALFDLLIHAHTPALDYQGILATLDEVRQDVALMPTPDYNRFANGFSHIFAGGYAAGYYSYKWAELLSADAFSKFEEEGIFNPVTGKAFRETILSVGGSLPAKTNFERFRGRSASIDALLRHSGFDNAADHRAANDQNTQEVG
- a CDS encoding AOC03_06830 family ribosome hibernation factor, producing MKATLKSLRETKANPAVSIFVKTHREHPANDQDPIALKNQLKVAEERITNEYDKRTATTILESIHEKTKDLDHNYNLDTLAIFASTDDVKVVRMPIDTTERVVISDRFATRDLVRDMASAVHYYTVVLTRDMARLIEASNDRVIKEYDQHDDAQNNMENIAFPIENNSLYTTGDAGSDRSANKEDSYLNEFFNQVDKSVQELWGEHRLPLVVVGDARNISYYQAVCDRPDNIIATVSNLTYLEDGSAQHIIDGVQEAVEGYRTSLHESALSEIEKARGTDMLRTDLQEVYRAAFQGAGETLYVRRGYMQPAKIDEKAQTLAFADDPAADGVTDDAIGEIIEHVMHNGGEVVFMPQEIMSEDQPIALVTRY
- a CDS encoding endonuclease/exonuclease/phosphatase family protein — encoded protein: MTNTTSFVLTSYNIHKGMSPMNRRVKMQGIAEALETVGSDVLCLQEVQGQHLRRNVQYNEYPDQSQHEWFGEYLQLQDSYGKNSEYENGHHGNAVLSRFPLDPKHNVNITVNRLEQRGVLHCEVQPIGWDVPVVILCAHLNLFERDRIKQYQAITDYVENEITPDQPLILAGDFNDWKKMSCDKLADNLDMIEAFKHCHGKLLPTFPAKLPVLSLDRIYVRNLVVEDAWVHNGKPWSTLSDHLPLSAKLALA
- a CDS encoding NADP-dependent oxidoreductase, whose translation is MTNNTNEQLPTTQHAVVIREFGGPEVMSYEGEVEMPTLDQDQVLVKVAYAGINPVEYKTRQGKGWGADLIQKNNFDQNKPAILGFDVAGTVVKSNSNKFKTDDQVAALSFDGGSYAEYVAVDAKLLAKVPENLTLEQAGALPCVGQTALQFVDFAAIEKGDHVVMNAPAGGVGQLVIQLLMEKVAIDDIKVSVICSPDKYDKLDKFIDKSKLSGWIDYTKDEEFPDLQADVLLDLVGDDAGVRALSLLKSNGRVLVLPSIWVDKLKEAGANKDLKVEGFRVERSGQSMAEVLRKVADGKLKLHIQQTFPLAEAAAAHTELQKGSTFGKIVLKVS
- a CDS encoding alpha-ketoglutarate-dependent dioxygenase AlkB family protein, giving the protein MTDLFAPKPTDNLMPYDGEVNDLGVIIDDSTNLYQALLCQLPWQPDIVTLFGKTHVTKRQIVWMGADDLSYYYSGHSRQAIPWSDTVFHVKQVVEQKLSNIGITADFNSCLLNYYPSGSEGMGYHADDEKELGEQPIIASLSLGATRKFVFKHKKTQDKVELYLESGQLIVMHGVTQSFWKHTITKTAKVNQGRISLTFRQMLTV
- a CDS encoding alpha/beta fold hydrolase is translated as MEDLAKSIIINDKQARYYDLSSLIEDTDTGSESKNPPAHFYGGNGFTVGTYEPLLKELAAEMQLSSLAMRGYWYDKPTDKIMTRKQDADTLIEFLEQTQDKPVIGIGHSQGASATAIAAAKRPDLFSQLYLIDPVTFTKAQAFVYGNTPRSLLMTQEPFKSTRNKQINWDSVDDYYKYLRKLRAFRRISDEHLYTFANNSLVKKDEGRYSLLFEPEFELASYFGTPYITNALKQLNKTNLPYTLVLGKPSVFNSVKVRRSWQGVVPSNRLITLSDYGHLLPMEAPKQCANIIHKLYHHSL
- a CDS encoding ABC transporter ATP-binding protein — its product is MNALFRFFENRLPAFPSTPMPLPSPRDGLLRFLWACTKGLRGWLLLFMILSAGIGIYEAMLFAWIGNIVDWLGIYTPETLWAEKGDMLLLMLAVMILSPFWIALSSFIHFQTLQGVFPMQMRWRFHQRMLGQSMQFYQDEFSGRVSAKVMQTALAVRDTVMTVTDMFMYVTVYFLTTGIILFNLDSLLLIPFVVWFVLVAFAIWFFIPKLKRTAIVQADARALMVGRITDAYANIMTVKLFSHSRRELGYAKNAMGQFLGTVHAQMRWVSRLEICTHMISVILVSGTAGIGLYLWQQGAVGVGAIAAATAMALRLNGLTRWIMWQTASLFESIGTVQDGMRTLSAPQTIVDKPNASALEVTDGHIVFDHVDFSYENEQDADSLEGEKIDEVNIDQTALNPLSVKLLDNFYLDIKPGEKIGLVGRSGAGKSTLVNLLLRFFDVDKGKIYIDGQAIDEVTQDSLRQQIGMVTQDTSLLHRTVRENIAYGRPDATDEEIIHATKQAQAWDFIKDLYDDKGNTGLDTQVGERGVKLSGGQRQRIAISRVMLKNAPILLLDEATSALDSEIEYAITESLNDIMTGKTVIAIAHRLSTIAALDRLVVMDQGRIIEQGSHEELLALKGVYAGLWRRQSGGFLGDSE